A single Scleropages formosus chromosome 4, fSclFor1.1, whole genome shotgun sequence DNA region contains:
- the LOC108934273 gene encoding prolyl 4-hydroxylase subunit alpha-2-like isoform X2, protein MAQTPLISSFFISIMTYAINAEFYSSMDHMTGLIFSKREFISSFKHYIRAEETHVDKLKSCLQVFEKISGEIPADPEKHISNPLTAYKFVRKLRSAWKTLEEVAQMSPSKGFLDALPEKSQHFPGDKDIDGVALGLLRLQETYRLNPERMRGGGLPKLRTLEPPDPDESFHIATMAHQKHKTLLAFLWGQDALKQLDEGKTAVVTKKEVLYFLSPLAFQMGELPLALQLTEELLKLDPYDFSVLHYLTYYQKVMQSVQRWNETQPTARLDTVMADENRNTYEALCRGEANGMQMTPRRQRALSCRYSTGGGNPRLLYGPIKEEDEWDHPQITRYHNFLSDKEIDTIKRLSRAKLRRAMVLDKETGQKLASEDRVSKSAWLSEEEDPVISRVNQRIADIVGLDMQTAEMLQLANDTEFVTVGGRIATTLIYMTDVEVGGATVFPILGAALKPQKGSAVFWYNLLKNGKEDDRTLHAACPVFVGSKWVANKWIRARGQEFRRPCALAEVD, encoded by the exons ATGGCGCAAACACCGTTGATTTCCTCTTTCTTCATCAGCATCATGACGTATGCCATAAATGCAGAGTTCTACTCCTCCATGG ATCATATGACCGGGCTCATTTTTTCCAAAAGAGAATTCATCTCCTCCTTCAAACATTACATCCGAGCAGAGGAAACACATGTTGATAAATTGAAAAG TTGTCTTCAAGTGTTTGAGAAGATATCAGGGGAAATCCCTGCAGATCCTGAAAAGCACATCAGTAACCCCTTGACAGCATACAAATTTGTAAGAAAACTGAGAAGTGCATGGAAGACACTGGAAGAAGTGGCACAGATGAGTCCTTCAAAAG GTTTCCTAGATGCGTTACCTGAGAAGTCACAGCACTTCCCCGGTGACAAGGACATAGACGGCGTGGCCCTCGGCCTGCTGAGGCTACAGGAGACATACAGACTGAACCCAGAGAGaatgagaggaggaggactgcCAA AACTTCGAACATTGGAACCGCCAGACCCGGACGAGTCCTTCCACATCGCCACCATGGCTCATCAAAAGCACAAGACTCTTTTAGCTTTCCTGTGGGGGCAAGATGCCCTCAAACAGCTGGACGAGGGCAAAACAGCTGTAGTTACAAAGAAGGAGGTTCTGTACTTCCTTTCCCCCCTTGCCTTTCAGATGGGAGAACTTCCACTTGCACTTCAGCTGACAGAAGAGCTACTGAAACTGG ATCCCTACGATTTCAGTGTGCTGCATTACCTGACATACTACCAGAAAGTGATGCAAAGCGTTCAAAGGTGGAACGAGACTCAACCCACTGCCAGGCTGGACACGGTTATGGCCGATGAGAACAGAAACACATACGAAGCGCTCTGTAGAGGGGAGGCAAATGGAATGCAAATG ACACCCAGAAGACAGAGGGCCCTGTCCTGCAGGTACAGCACGGGAGGGGGGAACCCACGTCTCCTCTACGGCCCGATTAAGGAGGAGGATGAGTGGGACCACCCACAAATTACCAGATACCATAACTTCCTATCTGATAAAGAGATCGACACAATAAAAAGACTGTCCAGGGCAAAG CTTAGAAGAGCTATGGTTTTGGACAAGGAAACTGGCCAAAAGCTTGCATCAGAAGACCGTGTTTCCAAAAG CGCTTGGCTCTCTGAAGAGGAAGACCCGGTCATTTCACGGGTCAATCAACGGATTGCAGACATCGTAGGGCTGGACATGCAGACGGCAGAGATGCTTCAG CTGGCTAATGACACAGAATTCGTAACAGTTGGTGGTAGGATTGCGACCACATTAATCTAT ATGACTGACGTAGAAGTGGGAGGAGCCACTGTGTTTCCCATCCTTGGTGCTGCGCTGAAACCACAGAAG GGCTCTGCTGTGTTTTGGTACAACCTTCTAAAGAATGGGAAAGAGGACGACAGAACCCTACATGCGGCATGTCCCGTGTTTGTTGGGAGCAAATGGG tggCCAACAAATGGATCCGGGCGCGAGGCCAAGAATTCAGGAGACCGTGTGCTTTGGCTGAGGTCGACTGA
- the LOC108934166 gene encoding prolyl 4-hydroxylase subunit alpha-1-like: MLWYKIKLTVYLNVKNQQAPRNHRVLSCRYSTGRGNPRLIYSPVKEEDEWDHPPIIRYHNFLSDKEIETLKRLSRTKLERSQVTDEYGDHATENRVSKSASLFEEEDPVVSRISQRIADVTGLDMETAEILQVTNYSIGGHFKPHFDTQNWNNHQRIATFLTYMTDVEFGGATVFPNIGVALQPQKGSAVFWYNLLRNGQLDERTLHAACPVVAGSKWVANKWIREQGQEFRRPCALSEWV; encoded by the exons atgCTTTGGTATAAAATTAAGCTCACGGTTTATCTAAATGTCAAAAACCAACAGGCACCAAGAAATCACAGGGTGCTATCCTGCAGGTACAGCACTGGAAGAGGGAACCCACGACTGATCTACTCCCCAGTTAAGGAGGAGGATGAGTGGGACCATCCACCGATCATCAGATACCATAACTTCTTATCTGACAAAGAGATTGAGACCCTAAAGAGACTGTCAAGGACAAAG CTGGAAAGATCTCAAGTTACAGACGAGTACGGAGATCATGCCACTGAAAACCGTGTTTCAAAAAG CGCTTCGCTGTTTGAAGAGGAGGATCCTGTTGTTTCCCGCATCAGTCAACGAATAGCTGATGTCACTGGGTTGGATATGGAGACAGCAGAGATATTGCAG GTTACAAATTACAGTATTGGTGGTCATTTTAAGCCTCACTTTGATACACAG AATTGGAATAATCACCAGAGGATTGCTACCTTCCTGACCTAT ATGACTGATGTTGAGTTCGGAGGAGCCACTGTGTTTCCCAACATTGGCGTTGCTTTACAACCACAGAAG GGCTCGGCTGTGTTTTGGTACAACCTTTTACGAAATGGGCAGCTGGATGAGCGAACGCTCCATGCTGCATGTCCTGTGGTTGCGGGCAGCAAATGGG TTGCAAACAAGTGGATCAGGGAACAAGGTCAAGAATTCAGGAGGCCTTGTGCTTTGTCTGAGTGGGTTTAA
- the LOC108934273 gene encoding prolyl 4-hydroxylase subunit alpha-2-like isoform X1 has translation MAQTPLISSFFISIMTYAINAEFYSSMDHMTGLIFSKREFISSFKHYIRAEETHVDKLKSCLQVFEKISGEIPADPEKHISNPLTAYKFVRKLRSAWKTLEEVAQMSPSKGFLDALPEKSQHFPGDKDIDGVALGLLRLQETYRLNPERMRGGGLPKLRTLEPPDPDESFHIATMAHQKHKTLLAFLWGQDALKQLDEGKTAVVTKKEVLYFLSPLAFQMGELPLALQLTEELLKLDPYDFSVLHYLTYYQKVMQSVQRWNETQPTARLDTVMADENRNTYEALCRGEANGMQMTPRRQRALSCRYSTGGGNPRLLYGPIKEEDEWDHPQITRYHNFLSDKEIDTIKRLSRAKLRRAMVLDKETGQKLASEDRVSKSAWLSEEEDPVISRVNQRIADIVGLDMQTAEMLQIANYGIGGQYEPHHDSKLANDTEFVTVGGRIATTLIYMTDVEVGGATVFPILGAALKPQKGSAVFWYNLLKNGKEDDRTLHAACPVFVGSKWVANKWIRARGQEFRRPCALAEVD, from the exons ATGGCGCAAACACCGTTGATTTCCTCTTTCTTCATCAGCATCATGACGTATGCCATAAATGCAGAGTTCTACTCCTCCATGG ATCATATGACCGGGCTCATTTTTTCCAAAAGAGAATTCATCTCCTCCTTCAAACATTACATCCGAGCAGAGGAAACACATGTTGATAAATTGAAAAG TTGTCTTCAAGTGTTTGAGAAGATATCAGGGGAAATCCCTGCAGATCCTGAAAAGCACATCAGTAACCCCTTGACAGCATACAAATTTGTAAGAAAACTGAGAAGTGCATGGAAGACACTGGAAGAAGTGGCACAGATGAGTCCTTCAAAAG GTTTCCTAGATGCGTTACCTGAGAAGTCACAGCACTTCCCCGGTGACAAGGACATAGACGGCGTGGCCCTCGGCCTGCTGAGGCTACAGGAGACATACAGACTGAACCCAGAGAGaatgagaggaggaggactgcCAA AACTTCGAACATTGGAACCGCCAGACCCGGACGAGTCCTTCCACATCGCCACCATGGCTCATCAAAAGCACAAGACTCTTTTAGCTTTCCTGTGGGGGCAAGATGCCCTCAAACAGCTGGACGAGGGCAAAACAGCTGTAGTTACAAAGAAGGAGGTTCTGTACTTCCTTTCCCCCCTTGCCTTTCAGATGGGAGAACTTCCACTTGCACTTCAGCTGACAGAAGAGCTACTGAAACTGG ATCCCTACGATTTCAGTGTGCTGCATTACCTGACATACTACCAGAAAGTGATGCAAAGCGTTCAAAGGTGGAACGAGACTCAACCCACTGCCAGGCTGGACACGGTTATGGCCGATGAGAACAGAAACACATACGAAGCGCTCTGTAGAGGGGAGGCAAATGGAATGCAAATG ACACCCAGAAGACAGAGGGCCCTGTCCTGCAGGTACAGCACGGGAGGGGGGAACCCACGTCTCCTCTACGGCCCGATTAAGGAGGAGGATGAGTGGGACCACCCACAAATTACCAGATACCATAACTTCCTATCTGATAAAGAGATCGACACAATAAAAAGACTGTCCAGGGCAAAG CTTAGAAGAGCTATGGTTTTGGACAAGGAAACTGGCCAAAAGCTTGCATCAGAAGACCGTGTTTCCAAAAG CGCTTGGCTCTCTGAAGAGGAAGACCCGGTCATTTCACGGGTCAATCAACGGATTGCAGACATCGTAGGGCTGGACATGCAGACGGCAGAGATGCTTCAG ATTGCAAACTATGGAATTGGAGGCCAGTATGAACCACACCATGAttcaaag CTGGCTAATGACACAGAATTCGTAACAGTTGGTGGTAGGATTGCGACCACATTAATCTAT ATGACTGACGTAGAAGTGGGAGGAGCCACTGTGTTTCCCATCCTTGGTGCTGCGCTGAAACCACAGAAG GGCTCTGCTGTGTTTTGGTACAACCTTCTAAAGAATGGGAAAGAGGACGACAGAACCCTACATGCGGCATGTCCCGTGTTTGTTGGGAGCAAATGGG tggCCAACAAATGGATCCGGGCGCGAGGCCAAGAATTCAGGAGACCGTGTGCTTTGGCTGAGGTCGACTGA